One window from the genome of Paraclostridium sordellii encodes:
- the dnaN gene encoding DNA polymerase III subunit beta: MKIICNQKILAHKIGIVQKAINGKTTLELLKGILLTAKEDRINLTGYDLEIGIDTYAQAEVIEEGEIVINARLFGDIIRKLPDTFVEIETDSDNNVYINCLNSRFKIKGDSAVEYPKLPDVNKNELYDIPQDLLKNMIKQTVFAISQDQTKPILMGELLEIGNGNISLVAIDGYRLAVRASELSGVEEDVKVIIPGKTLHDVNGLLASEGDFIKIGFDEKNAIFIINETKIITRLLEGEFIDYKKLLPREYGVRAKVNTKELLNSIERASLLSQSEKNNLIKLSIRDNSMAITSNTEKGNVYEEVSIELEGDYLDIAFNSRYFLEALKVIDSEEIFIEFTTNVNPCIIKPVDGTKYTYLLLPVRISSNI; encoded by the coding sequence ATGAAGATAATTTGTAATCAAAAAATACTCGCACATAAAATAGGAATTGTACAAAAAGCCATTAACGGAAAAACAACTTTAGAGCTTCTAAAAGGAATTTTATTAACAGCAAAAGAAGATCGTATTAACTTAACAGGATATGATTTAGAAATAGGAATAGATACTTATGCACAAGCTGAAGTAATAGAAGAGGGAGAAATCGTAATAAATGCTCGACTTTTTGGGGATATTATAAGAAAATTACCAGATACATTTGTTGAAATTGAAACAGATTCTGATAATAACGTATATATAAATTGTTTAAACTCTAGATTTAAAATAAAAGGTGATTCTGCAGTAGAATATCCTAAATTACCAGATGTAAATAAAAACGAATTATATGACATTCCTCAAGATTTATTAAAAAATATGATTAAACAAACTGTATTTGCAATATCTCAAGATCAAACAAAACCTATATTAATGGGTGAATTATTAGAAATAGGAAATGGAAATATAAGCTTAGTTGCTATAGATGGATATAGACTAGCTGTAAGAGCAAGTGAATTATCGGGTGTAGAAGAAGATGTAAAGGTTATAATACCAGGTAAAACACTGCATGATGTAAATGGATTACTTGCATCTGAAGGAGATTTTATAAAAATAGGATTTGATGAAAAAAATGCTATTTTCATCATAAATGAGACAAAAATAATAACAAGATTATTAGAGGGTGAATTTATAGATTATAAAAAACTTCTACCTAGAGAATATGGAGTAAGAGCTAAGGTAAATACAAAGGAACTTTTAAATAGTATTGAAAGAGCTTCTTTATTATCTCAATCAGAAAAAAATAACTTAATAAAGTTATCAATAAGAGATAATTCAATGGCTATAACATCTAATACAGAAAAAGGGAATGTGTATGAAGAAGTTTCAATAGAATTAGAAGGAGATTACTTAGATATAGCTTTTAACTCAAGATATTTCTTAGAAGCATTAAAAGTTATAGATAGTGAGGAAATATTTATAGAATTTACTACAAATGTTAATCCATGTATTATAAAACCAGTTGATGGAACTAAGTATACATATTTATTACTTCCTGTAAGAATATCTTCTAATATATAA
- the yaaA gene encoding S4 domain-containing protein YaaA, whose amino-acid sequence MLEIKIDSEFIKLDQFLKLVDIASTGGHAKFLIQEGLVKVNGEIETRRGKKLRSDDIVEVEGNTIKIL is encoded by the coding sequence ATGCTTGAGATAAAGATAGACTCTGAATTTATAAAGTTAGATCAGTTTTTAAAACTAGTAGATATAGCATCTACAGGTGGACATGCTAAATTCTTAATTCAAGAAGGTCTAGTTAAGGTTAACGGAGAAATAGAGACTAGAAGAGGCAAAAAATTAAGATCTGATGATATAGTAGAAGTTGAAGGTAACACAATAAAAATACTATAA
- the recF gene encoding DNA replication/repair protein RecF (All proteins in this family for which functions are known are DNA-binding proteins that assist the filamentation of RecA onto DNA for the initiation of recombination or recombinational repair.) has protein sequence MYLNSLNLINFRNYDALYLEFNPKINLLIGKNGQGKTNIVEAIYLLSFGKSFRTNKDKEMIKFESENLYIGGNFIKHDRNSLIEIGIGKNNKKGIKINKINIEKIYELLGNLNVVIFSPEDLRLVKEGPKERRVFIDKEISQITPKYYNYLTNYNKILFQRNKLLKSSYVDPDLIAVYDESLARYGSYIYILRREFIKKIADISSKMHKKLTNDLENLTIKYKNQINLTDEDTVDTVYEKFLKKLIDSRQHDIDTRTTRFGIHKDDLLICINGLDVRLYGSQGQQRTASISLKLSEIELINNEVGEYPILLLDDIFSELDETRQKLLVDNLDKVQMFITTAEASHKKIFNTENTTIFNIEKGNVISIENGGN, from the coding sequence GTGTATTTAAATAGCTTAAATTTAATTAACTTTAGAAATTATGACGCTTTATATTTAGAGTTTAATCCCAAAATAAATTTGCTTATAGGGAAAAACGGACAAGGAAAGACTAATATTGTTGAGGCTATATATTTATTATCATTTGGAAAATCTTTTAGAACCAATAAAGATAAAGAGATGATTAAATTTGAAAGTGAGAATTTATATATAGGCGGAAATTTTATAAAACATGATAGAAATAGTCTAATAGAAATAGGAATTGGTAAAAATAACAAAAAAGGCATAAAAATAAATAAAATAAATATAGAAAAAATTTATGAATTATTAGGGAATTTAAACGTAGTCATATTTTCTCCAGAGGATTTAAGACTTGTAAAAGAAGGCCCTAAAGAAAGACGGGTTTTTATAGATAAGGAGATTAGCCAAATTACTCCTAAATACTATAATTATCTTACAAATTATAATAAAATCTTATTTCAGAGAAATAAATTACTAAAAAGCAGTTATGTAGACCCTGATTTAATAGCCGTTTATGATGAAAGCTTAGCTAGGTATGGAAGTTATATATATATATTAAGGCGAGAATTCATTAAAAAAATTGCGGATATATCAAGTAAAATGCATAAAAAACTTACTAACGATTTAGAGAATTTAACAATAAAATATAAAAATCAAATCAATCTTACCGATGAAGATACTGTAGATACAGTATATGAAAAATTCTTAAAAAAACTTATAGATAGTCGACAACATGATATAGATACTCGAACTACTAGATTTGGAATTCATAAAGATGATTTATTGATTTGTATAAATGGATTAGATGTTAGGCTTTATGGTTCACAAGGACAACAAAGAACAGCGTCTATTTCACTAAAACTTTCAGAAATAGAACTGATAAATAATGAGGTAGGAGAATATCCTATTTTATTATTAGATGATATTTTTAGTGAATTAGATGAAACTAGGCAAAAACTATTAGTAGATAACTTAGATAAAGTTCAAATGTTCATCACAACAGCAGAAGCTTCTCACAAAAAAATATTTAATACTGAGAATACTACTATTTTCAATATTGAAAAAGGAAATGTAATTAGTATAGAGAATGGAGGGAACTAG
- the gyrB gene encoding DNA topoisomerase (ATP-hydrolyzing) subunit B: MKQEYGASQIQVLEGLEPVRKRPGMYIGSTGPRGLHHLVYEIVDNSIDEALAGYCSDIYVSINEDGSIFVRDNGRGIPVEVHPKTGKSTLETVLTVLHAGGKFGGGGYKVSGGLHGVGVSVVNALSEWLVAEVHKDGKIYSQRYEKGVPTSDIKVVGETKVTGTIVQFKPDATIFDEVEYKYETLEYRLRELAFLNKGVKIVLEDKREGQEKVKEFHYEGGLIEFVKHLNKTKTGIHPDIVYIEKKVKDYMVEVALQYTDGYTENIYSFANNINTHEGGTHLSGFKTAMTKVVNDYSRKNGILKEKDANLLGEDIREGLTAVISIKLPEPQFEGQTKTKLGNTAVRGVVDSVTVEEIGSFLEENPTTARIIVDKALRAQRAREAAKKARELTRRKSVLESTSLPGKLADCAEKDPAKSEIFLVEGDSAGGSAKQGRDRHSQAILPLRGKILNVEKSRLDKILSSDEIRNMITAYGCSIGDDFDLEKARYHKIVIMTDADVDGAHIRTLLLTFFFRYMRPLIENGYVYIAQPPLYKVKKQKKEYYVYSDQELNTLLEQLGRTGIELQRYKGLGEMNAEQLWETTMNPETRTLLQVSIEDAAMADEIFSMLMGDKVAPRKEFIEENARYVRNLDI, from the coding sequence ATGAAACAAGAATACGGTGCAAGTCAGATACAGGTATTAGAAGGATTAGAGCCTGTAAGAAAAAGACCTGGTATGTACATAGGATCAACAGGACCGAGAGGTTTACATCATTTAGTTTATGAAATTGTGGACAACAGTATAGACGAAGCTCTAGCTGGATATTGTTCAGATATATATGTTTCTATAAATGAAGATGGAAGCATATTTGTAAGAGATAATGGTAGAGGTATACCTGTAGAGGTGCATCCTAAGACTGGTAAATCTACACTTGAAACTGTTTTAACAGTTTTACATGCTGGAGGTAAATTCGGCGGTGGAGGTTATAAAGTTTCAGGAGGTCTTCACGGAGTTGGGGTTTCTGTAGTTAATGCATTATCAGAATGGTTAGTTGCAGAAGTTCATAAAGATGGAAAAATTTATAGTCAAAGATATGAAAAGGGAGTTCCAACTTCAGATATTAAAGTTGTTGGAGAAACTAAAGTAACTGGAACTATAGTACAATTTAAACCAGATGCAACTATATTTGACGAAGTTGAATATAAATATGAGACATTAGAATATAGATTAAGAGAATTAGCATTTTTAAATAAAGGTGTTAAGATAGTTTTAGAAGATAAAAGAGAAGGTCAAGAAAAGGTAAAAGAATTCCACTATGAGGGTGGCCTAATAGAATTCGTTAAGCATTTAAATAAAACTAAGACTGGAATTCATCCAGATATAGTTTATATCGAGAAAAAAGTAAAGGACTACATGGTAGAGGTAGCTTTACAGTATACTGACGGTTATACAGAGAACATATATTCTTTTGCCAACAACATAAATACTCATGAAGGTGGTACTCACCTAAGCGGTTTTAAGACTGCTATGACAAAAGTAGTAAATGATTATTCTAGAAAAAATGGAATCTTAAAAGAAAAAGATGCAAATCTTTTAGGAGAGGATATAAGAGAAGGTCTTACGGCTGTTATATCTATTAAGCTTCCAGAACCTCAATTTGAAGGGCAAACTAAGACTAAGTTAGGAAACACTGCTGTAAGAGGTGTAGTAGACAGTGTAACAGTTGAAGAAATAGGATCATTCTTAGAAGAAAATCCAACAACTGCTAGAATAATAGTCGATAAAGCTTTAAGAGCTCAAAGAGCTAGAGAAGCTGCTAAAAAGGCAAGAGAATTAACTAGAAGAAAGAGTGTATTAGAAAGTACGTCTTTACCAGGAAAGTTAGCTGACTGTGCAGAAAAAGATCCTGCAAAAAGTGAAATATTCTTAGTCGAAGGGGATTCTGCCGGAGGTTCTGCTAAACAAGGTAGAGATAGACATTCTCAAGCAATATTACCACTAAGAGGTAAGATACTTAATGTTGAAAAATCTAGATTAGATAAAATATTATCTTCAGATGAAATAAGAAATATGATAACAGCATATGGATGTAGCATAGGTGATGATTTTGACTTAGAAAAAGCTAGATATCATAAAATTGTAATAATGACCGATGCCGACGTAGATGGTGCTCACATAAGAACATTATTACTTACATTCTTCTTTAGATATATGAGACCTCTTATAGAAAATGGGTATGTGTACATAGCACAACCACCTCTATACAAGGTTAAAAAGCAAAAGAAGGAATACTATGTATATTCAGATCAAGAGTTAAATACTTTATTAGAACAACTTGGAAGAACTGGAATAGAGCTTCAAAGATACAAAGGTCTTGGAGAGATGAATGCAGAGCAACTTTGGGAAACTACTATGAATCCTGAAACAAGAACTTTATTACAAGTATCTATAGAAGATGCAGCTATGGCAGATGAGATATTCTCAATGTTAATGGGTGATAAAGTAGCTCCAAGAAAAGAGTTTATAGAAGAAAATGCTAGATATGTTAGAAATTTAGATATATAA
- the gyrA gene encoding DNA gyrase subunit A, which translates to MDENNRILPIEIGHEMKKSYIDYAMSVIAGRALPDVRDGLKPVHRRILYSMSELNLTPDKPYRKSARIVGDVLGKYHPHGDSAVYLAMVRMAQDFSTRGLLVDGHGNFGSVDGDSPAAMRYTEARMSKLALELLRDIDKETVDFIPNFDESLKEPSVLPSRFPNLLVNGSNGIAVGMATSIPPHNLGEVIDATIHLIDNEECSIEDLMQFIQGPDFPTSAIIMGKENIAEAYRTGRGKAKVRARAYIEELAKGKQQIVITEIPYQVNKAKLVEKIAELVKDKKLEGISDLRDESNRNGMRIVIELKRDANANIVLNKLYKHSQMEDTFSIIMLALVNGEPKVLNLKQVLYHYVQHQKDVVTRRTKFDLNKAEARAHILEGLRIALDNLDEVIKLIRGSKTTQEAKDGLMDRFNLSEVQAQAILDMRLQRLTGLERDKIEAEYEELLKKINRLREILSDERLLMNVIKQELSIVKENYADERRTEIRHAEGEIDMRDLIENEEVAVTLTHFGYIKRMPIDTYKSQNRGGRGISALTTREEDFIKELITTQTHSRLLFFTNKGRVYRLNAYEIPEAKRQAKGSAIVNLLQLNSDEKIATMISIDDASDSQYLLLATKNGIVKKTKREEFKNINKSGLIAIGLREDDELIDVRVTDGSEDVILVTKGGMSIRFDENDIRHMGRTAMGVKGITLNKNDKVVSMNLCSEGTDLLVVSENGFGKRTSIEEYRSQIRAGKGIKTYNIADKTGDIVGAQMVNEDDEMMIINSDGVLIRLRVNEISLFGRVTSGVKLMKTNDEVNIVSIAKIEMEE; encoded by the coding sequence ATGGATGAAAATAATAGAATACTCCCTATTGAAATAGGACACGAAATGAAAAAATCGTATATTGATTATGCGATGAGTGTTATAGCTGGACGTGCCCTTCCGGATGTAAGAGATGGACTTAAGCCAGTTCATAGAAGAATATTATACTCAATGAGTGAATTAAATTTAACACCAGATAAGCCATATAGAAAGTCTGCACGTATTGTTGGGGACGTTCTTGGTAAGTACCACCCACATGGAGATAGTGCAGTTTACTTAGCAATGGTAAGAATGGCACAAGATTTCTCTACTAGAGGACTTTTAGTAGATGGACATGGTAACTTTGGTTCTGTAGATGGTGACTCACCAGCTGCAATGCGTTATACTGAAGCAAGAATGAGTAAATTAGCTCTTGAGTTATTAAGAGATATAGATAAAGAAACAGTTGATTTTATACCAAACTTTGATGAGTCTTTAAAAGAACCATCAGTACTACCATCTAGATTCCCTAATCTTTTAGTTAACGGATCTAATGGTATAGCAGTTGGTATGGCAACATCTATACCACCTCACAACTTAGGAGAGGTAATAGATGCTACAATACATCTTATAGACAACGAAGAGTGTAGTATTGAAGATTTAATGCAATTTATACAAGGACCAGACTTCCCAACTTCTGCAATAATAATGGGTAAAGAAAATATAGCAGAAGCTTATAGAACCGGAAGAGGTAAAGCTAAGGTTAGAGCAAGAGCTTACATAGAAGAATTAGCTAAAGGAAAACAACAAATAGTTATAACAGAAATACCATATCAAGTAAACAAGGCTAAGTTAGTTGAAAAGATAGCTGAGTTAGTTAAAGATAAAAAGCTTGAAGGAATCTCAGATTTAAGAGATGAGAGTAATAGAAATGGTATGAGAATAGTTATAGAACTTAAAAGAGATGCTAATGCAAATATAGTATTAAATAAGCTTTATAAACATTCTCAAATGGAAGATACATTTAGTATAATAATGCTAGCTTTAGTTAATGGAGAACCTAAGGTATTAAACTTAAAACAAGTTTTATATCATTATGTACAACATCAAAAGGATGTAGTTACACGAAGAACTAAGTTTGACTTAAATAAAGCTGAGGCAAGAGCACATATATTAGAAGGTTTAAGAATAGCATTAGATAACCTTGATGAAGTTATAAAACTTATAAGAGGATCTAAGACTACTCAAGAAGCTAAGGATGGATTAATGGATAGATTTAATCTTTCTGAAGTACAAGCACAAGCTATCTTAGATATGAGACTACAAAGACTTACAGGTTTAGAGAGAGATAAGATAGAAGCAGAGTATGAAGAACTTCTTAAGAAAATAAATAGATTAAGAGAAATATTAAGTGATGAAAGATTACTTATGAATGTTATAAAGCAAGAATTATCAATAGTAAAAGAAAACTATGCTGATGAAAGAAGAACTGAGATAAGACATGCTGAAGGCGAAATAGATATGAGAGACCTTATAGAAAATGAAGAAGTAGCAGTAACTCTTACTCACTTTGGATATATAAAGAGAATGCCTATAGACACTTATAAGAGTCAAAATAGAGGTGGAAGAGGTATATCAGCACTTACTACTAGAGAAGAGGACTTTATAAAAGAATTAATAACTACTCAAACTCATAGTAGATTACTATTCTTCACAAATAAAGGTAGAGTATATAGATTAAATGCATATGAGATACCAGAAGCTAAGAGACAAGCTAAAGGTTCTGCTATAGTTAACCTATTACAATTAAATAGTGATGAAAAAATTGCCACTATGATTTCTATCGATGATGCTAGTGATTCACAATACTTATTATTAGCAACTAAAAACGGAATAGTTAAGAAGACTAAACGTGAAGAATTTAAAAATATAAATAAATCAGGATTAATAGCAATTGGATTAAGAGAAGATGATGAATTAATTGATGTTAGAGTAACTGATGGAAGTGAAGATGTTATATTAGTTACAAAAGGTGGTATGTCTATTAGATTTGATGAGAATGATATAAGACATATGGGAAGAACAGCTATGGGAGTTAAAGGTATAACTTTAAATAAAAATGATAAAGTTGTTTCAATGAATCTTTGTAGTGAAGGAACAGATTTACTAGTAGTTAGTGAAAATGGATTTGGAAAAAGAACATCAATTGAAGAATACAGATCTCAAATAAGAGCAGGTAAAGGTATAAAGACTTATAATATAGCAGATAAAACAGGAGATATTGTCGGAGCTCAAATGGTAAATGAAGATGATGAAATGATGATAATAAATTCTGATGGAGTATTAATAAGACTTAGAGTAAATGAAATATCTTTATTTGGAAGAGTAACAAGTGGCGTTAAGCTTATGAAGACTAATGATGAGGTAAATATAGTTTCAATTGCTAAAATAGAGATGGAAGAATAG
- a CDS encoding YtxH domain-containing protein, whose product MSKNKGKYFLFGSIIGFLLGLFLAPKKGSELRKEAKEKMDEIKENPREVLDGTIETVKNKISNIVEDCDIDDVNIVEDEIIISKTFEDEGDNI is encoded by the coding sequence ATGAGTAAAAACAAAGGTAAATACTTTTTATTTGGATCAATTATTGGATTTTTACTAGGATTATTTTTAGCACCTAAAAAAGGATCTGAGTTAAGAAAAGAAGCTAAAGAAAAAATGGATGAAATAAAAGAGAATCCAAGAGAAGTTTTAGATGGAACTATAGAAACTGTAAAAAATAAAATTTCTAATATTGTAGAAGACTGTGATATAGACGATGTAAACATAGTTGAAGATGAAATAATAATAAGTAAGACTTTTGAAGATGAGGGAGATAATATATAA
- a CDS encoding STAS domain-containing protein: protein MSVNIESRLDNNFWNVGIDGELDVAGADKVKEHLNGLIEDKPMDVKIDFTNLEYIDSTGLGALIGVLKRLKVNEKDIYIINARKNVKKIFTITGLDKIFKVEG, encoded by the coding sequence ATGTCTGTAAATATTGAATCAAGATTAGATAATAATTTTTGGAATGTAGGAATTGATGGAGAGTTAGATGTTGCTGGGGCAGATAAGGTAAAAGAGCATCTTAATGGGTTAATAGAAGATAAACCAATGGATGTAAAGATTGACTTTACAAACCTAGAGTACATAGATTCTACAGGTTTAGGAGCTCTTATAGGAGTACTTAAAAGATTAAAAGTGAATGAGAAGGATATATATATAATAAACGCTAGAAAAAATGTAAAAAAGATATTTACTATAACAGGATTAGATAAAATATTTAAAGTGGAGGGATAA
- the rsbW gene encoding anti-sigma B factor RsbW, which produces MELETIKMEVTANPEYVSIIRLTVSGIANKVGFSLDDIEDIKVAVSEACTNAIKHSLDDKFLVEFSILNNGLSIEVQDKGTGYDVDSLQEPDLANPKEGGLGLFIIKTLMDEVNTISNTDEGTTIKMTKYLGVGI; this is translated from the coding sequence TTGGAGCTAGAGACTATAAAAATGGAAGTTACAGCAAATCCAGAATATGTAAGCATTATAAGATTGACAGTTTCTGGAATAGCTAATAAAGTAGGCTTTTCGCTAGATGATATAGAAGATATTAAAGTAGCTGTATCAGAAGCATGTACAAATGCAATAAAGCATAGTTTAGATGATAAGTTCTTAGTTGAATTTTCTATACTAAACAATGGCTTATCAATAGAAGTACAAGATAAAGGCACAGGATATGATGTTGATTCATTACAAGAACCAGATTTGGCAAATCCTAAAGAAGGTGGATTAGGGTTATTTATAATAAAGACTCTAATGGATGAAGTAAATACGATATCGAATACTGATGAAGGTACAACAATAAAAATGACTAAATATTTAGGAGTTGGTATTTAA
- a CDS encoding SigB/SigF/SigG family RNA polymerase sigma factor: protein MRNVANATSYMDMETKELFNIYSKDKNVEIRNILIERHMYLANILAKKYINKGVDFDDIYQVASLALIYAIDRYDIEKGYEFSSFATPTIIGEIKKYFRDKVWTVKVPRRIQELSKKISEAKLFLEQKNKRSPKAIDIANYLGCSEEEVLEAIEASYGYQPMSLDTSSNDDSDDKEITLKDKVGQEETSFGNIENMDFINKFIETLNELEVKIFKDRFFLDKTQSIIAKELEISQMTVSRLERKIIEKLKKEYEKNL from the coding sequence ATGAGGAACGTAGCTAATGCTACAAGCTATATGGATATGGAAACTAAAGAATTGTTTAATATATATAGCAAAGATAAAAATGTAGAAATAAGAAATATTCTTATAGAAAGACATATGTATTTAGCAAATATATTAGCTAAAAAATATATTAATAAAGGTGTAGATTTCGATGATATATATCAAGTTGCATCTTTAGCATTAATATATGCCATAGATCGATATGATATTGAAAAAGGCTATGAGTTCTCAAGTTTTGCAACACCTACAATTATAGGTGAGATAAAAAAATACTTTAGAGATAAAGTATGGACAGTTAAAGTACCAAGAAGAATACAAGAGTTAAGTAAGAAGATAAGTGAAGCTAAATTATTTTTAGAGCAAAAAAATAAAAGAAGCCCAAAGGCTATAGATATAGCTAATTACTTAGGATGTAGCGAAGAAGAAGTTCTAGAAGCTATAGAAGCTTCTTATGGATACCAACCTATGTCACTTGACACATCTAGTAATGATGACTCTGATGATAAAGAAATAACATTAAAAGATAAAGTTGGACAAGAAGAAACTAGTTTTGGAAATATAGAAAATATGGATTTTATTAATAAATTTATAGAAACTTTAAATGAATTAGAGGTAAAAATATTTAAAGATAGATTCTTCTTAGACAAGACACAATCAATAATAGCTAAAGAATTAGAAATCTCTCAAATGACTGTTTCCAGGCTAGAGAGAAAGATTATTGAGAAATTAAAAAAAGAATATGAAAAGAATTTATAA
- a CDS encoding elongation factor G: MKLYGSSKLRNVAVLGHSGCGKTNLIEAMSYISKNTNKMPKLTDKVNMTYNMNLIPIEYNNYKFNLLDTPGYSDFTGDVISVISASDVAVIVIDATTNIQVGTEKSLELTEGSIPKLIFINKIDSEKSIYKNIIVELQEKYCNKVIPMYMPVYEDGKFKKLHNIFEDMSELCDDFKQEATDIKESLMELIAETDDELLEKYFSGEKLNEEDIKRGITVGIQNGDIIPVICGSTINNVGTEEMLNIMSTYLDKNYRFVENEIFKGIVFKTMVDPFIGKMSYIKIDQGTLNKDTDIYNLSKNQKEKILNIYTMKNGELDEVQLANSGDIVIITKVSSLQTGDCISTKSTEEVYKFINIPKPQIYFAIEAKNKGDEDKISSVLNKICEEDPTIIWSRNVETKQVLIGGQGELHINVAKSKMKEKFGLDVDLVDLKVAYRETIKGKADVQGKHKKQSGGHGQYGDVKIRFERSASEFEFKEDIFGGSVPKQYIPAVEKGIKESMIKGVLAGYPVTNIKATLYDGSYHDVDSSEMAFKMAANIAFKKGIEQANPILLEPIMKLKIVVPDEYMGDVIGDINKKRGRILGMEPTNNGKQIIYANAPQVETFKYAIDLRAMTQGRGYFEMDLDKYEEVPSQIAQKIILERNKK; the protein is encoded by the coding sequence ATGAAGTTATATGGTAGTAGTAAATTAAGAAATGTAGCTGTATTAGGACATAGTGGATGTGGAAAAACAAATTTGATTGAAGCTATGTCATACATTTCAAAAAATACAAATAAAATGCCCAAGTTAACTGATAAGGTTAATATGACATATAATATGAACTTAATTCCTATAGAATATAATAATTATAAATTTAATTTATTAGATACACCAGGATATTCTGATTTTACAGGTGATGTTATATCTGTAATAAGTGCTAGTGATGTAGCAGTTATCGTAATTGATGCGACTACCAATATTCAAGTTGGAACAGAAAAATCATTAGAATTGACTGAAGGATCTATACCTAAGCTTATATTCATAAATAAAATAGATAGTGAAAAGTCTATTTATAAAAATATAATAGTAGAGTTACAAGAAAAATATTGTAATAAAGTTATACCTATGTATATGCCAGTTTATGAAGATGGCAAATTCAAAAAGTTACATAATATATTTGAAGATATGTCAGAGTTATGTGATGATTTTAAACAAGAAGCGACAGATATAAAAGAAAGTTTGATGGAGTTAATAGCTGAGACAGATGATGAGTTGTTAGAAAAATATTTTAGTGGTGAGAAATTAAATGAAGAAGATATAAAAAGAGGTATAACTGTTGGTATACAAAATGGAGATATTATACCTGTTATATGTGGATCAACTATAAATAATGTTGGAACTGAAGAAATGCTTAATATAATGTCAACTTATCTAGATAAAAATTATAGATTTGTAGAAAATGAGATTTTTAAAGGCATAGTATTTAAAACTATGGTAGATCCATTTATAGGTAAAATGTCATATATAAAAATTGATCAAGGAACATTGAATAAAGATACAGATATATATAATTTGAGTAAGAATCAAAAAGAAAAAATACTTAATATATATACAATGAAAAATGGAGAGTTAGATGAAGTACAGTTAGCCAATTCAGGAGATATTGTAATTATAACAAAGGTAAGTTCTCTTCAAACTGGAGATTGTATATCTACAAAATCTACTGAAGAAGTATATAAATTTATTAATATACCAAAACCTCAGATTTACTTTGCAATAGAGGCTAAAAATAAAGGCGATGAAGATAAAATTAGTTCAGTATTAAATAAAATTTGTGAAGAAGATCCTACTATAATTTGGAGTAGAAATGTAGAAACAAAGCAGGTTTTAATAGGAGGTCAAGGTGAACTCCATATAAATGTAGCTAAATCTAAAATGAAAGAAAAATTTGGGCTAGATGTAGATTTAGTAGATTTAAAAGTAGCTTATAGAGAAACTATAAAAGGAAAAGCGGATGTTCAAGGAAAACATAAAAAACAATCTGGTGGACATGGGCAGTATGGAGATGTAAAAATAAGATTTGAAAGATCTGCATCTGAATTTGAATTTAAAGAAGATATATTTGGAGGATCAGTTCCTAAACAATATATACCCGCAGTAGAAAAGGGAATAAAAGAATCTATGATTAAGGGAGTATTAGCAGGATATCCAGTAACAAATATAAAAGCTACTCTTTATGATGGTTCGTATCATGATGTTGATTCATCAGAAATGGCTTTTAAAATGGCGGCAAATATTGCTTTTAAAAAGGGTATAGAACAAGCTAATCCTATACTTTTGGAACCTATAATGAAGTTAAAGATAGTAGTTCCTGATGAGTATATGGGAGATGTTATAGGAGATATAAATAAAAAAAGAGGTAGAATTTTAGGAATGGAACCTACTAATAATGGAAAACAAATAATATATGCAAATGCTCCACAAGTAGAAACTTTTAAATATGCAATTGATTTAAGAGCTATGACACAAGGAAGAGGATATTTTGAAATGGATTTAGATAAATATGAAGAAGTACCTAGTCAGATAGCTCAAAAAATAATTTTAGAAAGAAATAAGAAATAA